The following proteins come from a genomic window of Nostoc sp. TCL26-01:
- a CDS encoding pitrilysin family protein — protein MQRYEARLKMPRGKRLIYAVVAAVACLLVTFNFSLAATAAAKHYTELQFTPLPEIKLPKYERFVLENGLVVYLMEDRELPLVSGTAMVRTGSRWEPGDKVGLAGFTGTVMRTGGTQKHSANDLNEILEQRAAAVEVSLGEAVGTASFEALSEDVETVFGLFAEVLRQPIFAQEKLDLAKTQAKGGIARRNDDPDDIASREFRKLIYGQDSPYARITEYATVERVTRADLVQFHQQYFHPNNLILGIVGDFDAKKMRSLIQAKFGDWQRNPKFTKPQPPQVTSATTGGVFFVNQPQLTQSSILVGHLGGKFDNPDYAALDVLNGVLNGFGGRLFNELRSRQGLAYSVYGFWSPRFDYPGMFIAGGQTRSDATVQFVKALQAEIKRIQAQPVTAEELARAKESTLNSFVFNFQDPAQTLSRLMRYEYYGYPADFLFRYQKAVAATKISDVQRVAKQYLKPENLVTLVVGNQTAIQPPLTQLAAQVTPIDVTIPALPPQAQN, from the coding sequence ATGCAAAGGTATGAAGCAAGATTGAAAATGCCGCGTGGTAAGAGGTTGATTTATGCGGTGGTGGCGGCTGTTGCCTGTTTACTGGTAACATTTAACTTTTCTTTGGCGGCGACTGCTGCTGCGAAACATTACACAGAGTTACAATTTACGCCGTTACCGGAGATTAAGTTACCTAAGTATGAACGGTTTGTGCTGGAAAATGGCTTAGTTGTCTATTTAATGGAGGATCGAGAACTTCCCTTAGTTAGCGGAACGGCTATGGTGCGGACTGGGAGTCGTTGGGAACCAGGGGACAAGGTGGGATTGGCTGGTTTTACAGGTACAGTCATGCGGACTGGAGGAACTCAAAAACATTCAGCCAATGATTTGAATGAGATTTTAGAACAACGGGCGGCAGCAGTGGAAGTTAGCCTGGGTGAAGCGGTGGGGACTGCTAGCTTTGAGGCTTTGAGTGAAGATGTCGAAACGGTGTTTGGGTTGTTTGCAGAGGTGTTGCGTCAGCCTATATTTGCCCAAGAAAAGCTAGATTTAGCCAAAACTCAAGCTAAGGGTGGGATTGCTCGCCGCAATGATGATCCTGATGATATCGCTAGTCGGGAATTTCGCAAGTTGATTTATGGCCAGGATAGTCCTTATGCGCGAATTACCGAATATGCGACAGTGGAACGGGTGACTCGTGCAGACTTGGTACAGTTCCATCAACAGTATTTTCACCCCAATAATCTGATTTTAGGGATTGTGGGGGATTTTGATGCCAAAAAAATGCGATCGCTCATTCAAGCTAAGTTTGGTGACTGGCAACGTAACCCTAAATTCACTAAACCTCAACCACCACAGGTAACATCAGCCACTACAGGCGGTGTGTTTTTTGTCAATCAACCCCAACTAACTCAAAGTAGTATTTTAGTTGGGCATTTGGGAGGCAAATTCGATAATCCCGATTATGCAGCCTTGGATGTATTAAACGGGGTATTGAATGGATTTGGCGGGCGGTTGTTTAATGAATTGCGATCGCGTCAAGGTTTAGCCTATTCTGTATATGGTTTTTGGAGTCCCCGCTTTGACTACCCTGGAATGTTCATTGCCGGTGGACAAACCCGTTCTGATGCTACTGTGCAGTTTGTCAAAGCCTTGCAAGCCGAAATTAAACGCATCCAAGCCCAACCAGTGACAGCAGAGGAATTAGCTCGTGCGAAAGAGTCTACACTCAATTCGTTTGTTTTCAATTTCCAAGATCCTGCACAAACCTTGTCAAGATTGATGCGCTATGAATATTATGGCTATCCGGCTGATTTTCTGTTTCGCTATCAAAAAGCTGTTGCTGCCACCAAAATATCTGATGTGCAACGTGTAGCCAAACAGTATCTCAAACCAGAAAATCTCGTCACCTTAGTGGTGGGAAATCAAACAGCTATTCAACCACCATTGACTCAGTTAGCTGCTCAAGTAACACCTATAGATGTGACAATTCCAGCTTTGCCACCACAAGCGCAAAATTAA
- a CDS encoding pitrilysin family protein → MNQLNQSISYRLLAMLMAIALLCWGSTPEMAIAQTPSTLQPSQTSTQTSIQPYLDRVIKQLTEFRLDNGMKFLVLERHQAPVVSFLTYANVGGVDEPDGKTGVAHFLEHLAFKGTTRIGTQNYQLEKPLLERLEQLDTQIRVAKTNGKQDDVARLQATFKQVEAQAAKLVKQNELGQIVEQSGGVDLNANTSTEATRYFYSFPANKLELWMSLESDRFLDPVIRREFYKEKDVILEERRMRVENSPIGLMIEKFIDTAYKVHPYKRPVIGYDQDIRNLTPQDVQKFFNAYYVPSNITIAVVGDVNPSEVKKLAQIYFGRYKAGSKPQSQIAVEPKQTQTREVTVELPSQPWYLEGYHRPAVTHPDNAAYDIIGSLLSDGRTSRLYKSLVEQQRLALTAQGFSGFPGDKYPNLMLFYALTAPGHTVDEVAVALRQEIDKLKTEPVAAVELQRVKTQARAGLLRSLDSNMGMAQQLLEYEVKTGSWRNLFKQLDDIVAVTPADIQRVAKSTFTAENRTIGKLLSKKA, encoded by the coding sequence ATGAATCAACTTAATCAATCAATATCCTATCGGTTATTGGCCATGTTGATGGCGATCGCTCTTTTATGTTGGGGTTCTACGCCAGAAATGGCCATAGCCCAAACACCATCAACACTGCAACCCAGCCAAACCTCCACCCAAACTTCCATTCAACCATATCTAGATCGGGTCATTAAGCAGTTGACTGAGTTCCGGCTAGACAATGGCATGAAGTTTCTTGTTTTAGAACGCCATCAAGCACCTGTTGTTTCATTTCTTACCTACGCTAATGTCGGGGGTGTAGATGAACCAGATGGGAAAACTGGTGTGGCTCACTTTTTAGAACATTTGGCGTTCAAAGGCACTACACGCATCGGTACGCAAAATTACCAGCTAGAAAAGCCCCTCTTGGAGCGTTTAGAGCAATTGGATACGCAAATTAGAGTTGCTAAAACAAATGGCAAGCAAGATGATGTGGCCAGGTTACAGGCGACGTTTAAGCAAGTAGAAGCCCAAGCAGCTAAATTAGTTAAGCAAAACGAACTGGGGCAAATTGTTGAACAGTCTGGAGGTGTGGATTTAAATGCTAATACCTCAACGGAAGCGACTCGTTACTTCTACAGTTTTCCGGCTAATAAGTTGGAATTGTGGATGTCATTGGAGTCAGATCGTTTTCTTGATCCTGTGATTCGTCGTGAGTTTTATAAAGAAAAGGATGTGATCTTAGAAGAACGGCGGATGCGGGTAGAAAATTCTCCTATCGGACTGATGATCGAGAAATTTATTGATACTGCTTACAAAGTCCATCCTTACAAGCGTCCGGTGATTGGTTATGACCAAGATATTCGCAATTTAACACCACAGGATGTGCAGAAGTTTTTCAACGCTTATTATGTTCCCAGTAACATCACCATTGCTGTAGTTGGAGATGTCAACCCAAGTGAGGTGAAAAAATTAGCCCAGATTTACTTTGGACGCTACAAAGCGGGTTCTAAGCCACAGTCTCAAATTGCTGTAGAACCAAAACAAACGCAGACACGCGAAGTAACCGTGGAGTTACCTTCTCAGCCTTGGTATTTGGAAGGTTATCACCGTCCAGCCGTTACCCATCCCGATAATGCGGCTTATGACATTATTGGTAGTTTATTAAGTGATGGACGTACGTCACGGTTGTATAAATCTTTGGTCGAGCAACAGCGTTTAGCATTGACTGCCCAAGGTTTTAGTGGATTTCCTGGGGATAAGTACCCAAATTTGATGTTATTTTATGCTCTCACGGCTCCTGGGCATACAGTTGATGAAGTGGCTGTGGCTTTACGTCAGGAAATTGACAAATTGAAAACCGAACCTGTAGCAGCAGTAGAGTTGCAAAGAGTCAAAACTCAAGCAAGGGCAGGTTTGTTGCGTAGCTTAGATTCCAATATGGGTATGGCACAGCAACTGTTGGAATATGAGGTGAAAACTGGTTCCTGGCGGAATTTGTTTAAGCAGTTAGATGACATTGTGGCTGTAACTCCGGCAGATATTCAGCGCGTGGCTAAATCCACCTTTACTGCCGAAAATCGCACAATTGGCAAGTTGTTATCCAAGAAAGCATAA
- a CDS encoding TetR/AcrR family transcriptional regulator yields the protein MRVFNSPPPSEAQTRSRILQAALKLFASQGFDGTTTRDLAQAAGVAEGTLFRHFPNKKAILVEVATSGWIDILTDLLTELSEMGSYKAVAQVMRRRMWNFHKNADLMRVCFMEVQFHPDLRDRIQIEVIGKMTDVAEAFFQTAMDKGIYRQMDANLVAKVFLGMFAIAGFSDNTLMEPNASPQQMQQMAEGLADIFLNGVLVKD from the coding sequence ATGCGAGTTTTTAATTCTCCTCCACCTTCGGAGGCACAAACACGTTCCCGCATTCTACAGGCGGCACTCAAGTTGTTTGCGTCTCAAGGTTTTGATGGCACTACCACCCGCGATTTAGCCCAAGCTGCTGGTGTCGCCGAAGGAACTCTATTTCGGCATTTTCCCAACAAAAAAGCCATTTTGGTGGAAGTCGCCACTAGTGGTTGGATAGATATTCTCACAGATTTGCTCACAGAATTGAGCGAAATGGGCAGCTACAAAGCTGTCGCGCAAGTCATGCGCCGCCGAATGTGGAATTTTCACAAAAACGCCGACTTAATGCGCGTTTGTTTCATGGAAGTGCAATTTCACCCAGACCTGCGCGATCGCATTCAAATCGAAGTCATTGGTAAAATGACCGATGTCGCTGAAGCCTTCTTCCAAACCGCAATGGACAAAGGCATATACCGCCAAATGGATGCCAACCTCGTCGCCAAAGTCTTCCTGGGAATGTTTGCGATCGCCGGCTTCTCTGACAACACCCTCATGGAACCCAACGCTTCCCCCCAACAAATGCAACAAATGGCCGAAGGCCTAGCAGATATCTTTCTCAATGGCGTGTTAGTGAAAGATTGA
- a CDS encoding DUF4332 domain-containing protein translates to MSAKHIVTQGSIMACDWPIEQLPGLSQQEQSQLQSWGIATTGELIKQGKTLEAKVALANKLQVHLQYVNKWIALADLARIPGVGTQNCGLLLHAGIGSVAQLAQTPTHRLHKQILRLQVATMQRRDLCPAIEQVQQWSQQARVVIGQ, encoded by the coding sequence ATGTCTGCTAAACATATAGTTACTCAAGGTTCTATCATGGCTTGTGACTGGCCAATTGAGCAATTGCCGGGACTCAGTCAACAGGAACAATCTCAACTCCAAAGTTGGGGAATTGCGACTACGGGAGAGCTAATTAAACAAGGCAAAACTCTAGAGGCTAAGGTGGCTTTGGCGAATAAGTTACAAGTCCACCTTCAGTATGTCAATAAATGGATAGCTCTGGCCGATTTAGCGAGAATCCCTGGTGTGGGAACACAAAATTGTGGGCTATTACTTCACGCGGGTATCGGTTCTGTTGCACAGTTAGCCCAGACTCCAACTCACAGATTACATAAACAAATTTTGCGCTTACAAGTGGCAACAATGCAACGCCGAGACTTGTGTCCAGCTATTGAACAAGTCCAGCAATGGAGTCAGCAGGCGAGGGTTGTTATTGGTCAATAG
- a CDS encoding RNA polymerase sigma factor SigF → MPTTATNELKYEIWQLLREYQQSRSETVRNQLVQLNFGLVRKEAHYWINQCRENYEDLVQVGCLGLIRAIERFEISKGHAFSSFAIPYIRGEIQHYLRDKGVTVRIPRRYLAIQQRAIGVSRSLREEYNRQPTDSELATALEISPDEWQEIKLAWINRSPLSLDVPVQDGEEGAASLGEMVPDNHYRSFQLAQEDQLRLQQALFQLEQRTREVLECVFLQDLTQKQVAEHLGISVVTVSRRVKKGLDLLKHLMSTADD, encoded by the coding sequence CAGCAATCTCGCTCAGAAACTGTTCGGAATCAACTAGTCCAGCTTAATTTTGGACTAGTCAGAAAAGAGGCTCATTACTGGATCAACCAATGTCGTGAAAATTACGAAGATTTGGTGCAAGTTGGTTGTTTAGGTTTAATCAGAGCTATCGAAAGGTTTGAAATTTCTAAAGGTCATGCCTTTAGCTCCTTTGCCATTCCTTATATCCGAGGGGAAATTCAACACTACCTCAGAGATAAAGGTGTCACCGTGCGGATTCCCCGACGCTATTTAGCCATCCAACAACGAGCCATAGGAGTTTCTCGTTCTCTCAGAGAAGAATACAATCGCCAACCCACTGACTCAGAATTGGCCACAGCTTTAGAAATCTCTCCAGATGAATGGCAAGAAATTAAACTGGCATGGATTAATCGCTCTCCCTTGAGTCTAGATGTGCCGGTGCAAGACGGTGAAGAAGGAGCCGCTAGCTTGGGAGAAATGGTTCCTGACAATCATTACCGCAGTTTCCAGTTAGCACAAGAAGACCAACTGCGTTTACAACAAGCATTGTTTCAACTAGAACAACGGACTCGTGAAGTTTTAGAATGTGTATTTTTGCAAGATTTGACGCAAAAACAAGTAGCAGAACACTTAGGTATTAGTGTAGTTACGGTGTCGCGGAGAGTCAAAAAAGGTTTGGACTTATTAAAGCATCTCATGTCTACGGCGGATGATTAA